AATGGTAAAACTGGATGATAAAGCAAACCATCCCCACATTTCCCAAGCCTGCCCGCCCACCTACAAAGCCACAATAGTAGCCTATCAAAACAGGTACACCAATATCCTGGAGAACGGAATATCTGTTTTGCCCATTTAGTCCGTTGTTATTTAATGCTGGTCCAAGATCAGCTAATTGTTTACTACCAAAATGTCGACATGGTTAAAAAAATTGGAAAGGCACGAAGTGATCAAGCAATGTCGCATGCACATACGAAATAAAAGTGTGCAGTAAAGGTAAGTAGTCCATATTTGAATCAACTACTGCTACTGCACACTACAAAATAAAAGTCTCCACTGATGCGAATGTTCAACTATTTCTTGGTGACACGTACATTCATTCTCTTCCACATTTTGGCATGCAAAGGGAATCgaattcaaagaaatttgtTTCAACCCGCAAAAGTGGAAAGGAACTTCGGGAAGACTGGTAAGTGGTGGATGGGTAATGCTGGAATTATACAAAGTTCCATCTTATAGAAATTGTGTAGAAGCAGCAACCATAATCAGCAATACCAGAAATTTACTActgaaatcatctcaaatttCTAGGGGTATGAATTGTACCGTCTGAATTTGGCAGTGCTACAACCCTCCATACTTCAAGAACATGATTGAATCAGCAATAACAGAAATTTACTTctgaaatcatctcaaattaAGCACTAGAGCCTATTAATTAACCAAATTCTCTTGAAGAAAGACGTCTAATCACTCTCTTGTAGAAAGATTTTGCCAGTCAAAGAAATTCAGAATTCAATATTCATCGCTGCAAAGTAAAAAAAGGGTGAGCTTTAGTTGTTACCTTCCGGACTGAAGAACCCAGTTAGGGTAAAGCAAAGAGCGATGGGGGAGACGGTGGTGGAAGTGGCAAAAAGTTAGGGTGAAGGTGGAAGCGATGGTGGAGAGCAAAAGCAATTGCAGCTGAGGAAGAATGGTTAATTAAGTATGTAGAGAGGGATGCTTATATAGTTGAtccgattttaattttttacccaCAAGATCCAAGTGTAGACCTGTTTTCCAGGGTTTAGTTGTGGAATTGGAATTAGAATTCTTTTGGTTCGGTAAAGAATTCAATTCATGGAATTGGACTGCAACGGATCTTTCGTTCCATATTCTGCGTCATTCTCTGTCTCATTTTTTATTACATCGTTATTTCTCTTTTATTAACATcacattttagattttttttatttttgtaatatccaataactattaacagagtaatacacaaaatttaacaaactcaaaaaattaaaatgcataaaaaaatgagatttttatgaattttctgctgtatgttttaattttctattatatattatttgtttaaaattgttgtatttattttttactcaattaatagttattagatcttaaaaaaactaaaaaagaaattaaaatatgatGTTCGTAAAGgagaaatagtaatataataaaaatatgGGGTAGAGAATGGCAGAATATGGAACAGAAGATACGTTGCGTAATTAGACCCTCAAAATTTAAACCCTTGATCTCATAGCCGACGAAGACTTAAATTCTTTGTAGTGATCAAATGGCTACCTAAGCTCCAGGCGCCAGGGGAGTTTCCCACCGTCGTTTAGCTCGTGTGCAAAAATAATAAGTATTTATGCTtcttggaaaaaaagaaaagaaaagaaaagaaattcacGCAGCACAAGTGCGAACCAAGTAATTTAGCGTTTATTTGACAATTGACATAGTAATTGGCCATGGTTAAGAAGAAGATCaagaaatcaagttttagttTTAGGTAAAAGAGaatttaaatgaaaaaaaagtgtCTTAATTTAGAAGAACGATAAATTTTTGGCCTACAGCCCATTAGACAacaattagattttttttattttttttttggttccaaGGTTTCTTAGTGTCCGAAATGCAGCATTCATGGCCACCACCAGCTAGCTGAAGCCCGAAGGAAAGGCCAAAACAGTCCCACACACAAATTGCTTGGCCTTGAAACTCGCTCCGGTCAGAAGGATTGCACGCCCATTTCTCTAGCGCTCCTGAAACAAATACAGGCCGCTAACAGTTAACGGTTGTTACTTGCTCTGTTTGAAACCTCAGAAACAACAATTAATGTCCAAACATTACCGTCCGCCATTCCTTCCCGCCACCATATTCGCAGCCAGTTTTACCTATAAAAAGCATCCACATTCAGTCTCCTTCATCCTCATTCTTTCATCCCTGCAGTGTTTCTCTAAGTAATCTAGAGAAGTACTGCAATTtgcaaaaatcatttgaaaatttctgctataaacaaataaacaagGGTACCAActaccaaaaaacaaaaaaaaaaatggctcgCCAGTTGGTTGTCCTTGCCCTCGTCTTCGTGGCCGTTGTTGGGTTGGCCTCCGCCCAATCATCACCTGGCAGTGCCCCGTCGCACTCTCCCTCAAAATCCCCCGCCCCTTCATCCGCAGCCAAACATGCACCATCAAAGGCCCCCTCAGCAGCCACTCCCAAGGCATCATCCCCGGCCCACAGCTCCAACGCCCCATCCACCTCCCCATCTGCCGCACCCGAGGCCAGCACCCCTGAGGCGTCATCGCCACCTGCCCCACCCAGCGATGCCCCATCACCAACCTCTGCCACCCCAACCCAGTCACCCGCTGAGACACCCGCTGAGACACCCAAGGGCAATGGAGCCGCCACCTTGAAGGCCTCTGCCGCTCTTGGTGCCGCCGCTGTGGCTGGATTCTTCTACTTTTAAGCAAGAAAAAGATTTTCCAAGAAATGAAGCAGTTTGTTGCTTGATTAGCGGTTGCCGAtgtttaatttttccaaattcatGCAACCGTTTGTTTTTAGATAGTGCAACATGATCGTGAATTGTGACGTGTCCTCAGCTTTATAGTTTATACTGTATCATTACCAGAACAACATCAATTTGAGTCCAGTCCCGTTACTAGTTGTTGACGGACTCCGGACCTTTCCCTTCAGAGGACTTCCATGATTTGTAACGCTGCGCgcccttttttgtttttccttttctttcaatGGTTAAGTTTCCATGTTTTCCCTAAATCTTAGCTCCTCCTTTCTAGTACTCCTGCTCGCTCAATGTATGCTTTAACTacctgaagaagaagaataagaatGCTATATATTTCATTCATTATCCgttgtttattttttcaataGATAGTTATGGTAATGAATCTTTTAGTAACAATTGTTATGGTAACGAAACAATGCTTTAGTAACTACAGTTAACTAGAGCTTGAACAGTTAACAAAACAATCCTTTAGTAACAAAATATTAGTATACAATTAACTAGAGCTTgaaatggaatgaaatttaTTTAGTATTTTACTGCTAACAACTTTAACACCATTTAatagttaaagaaaaaaaataaaatggacATGGAGATTGGGGTTGGTTCCTTGGTGTGAAAAAAGGATAGTTCCTCTAAAGTAATGTTGTGTCAAATTCTGGATGCATATGAAATTAGAAATGTGATAACTTCGCAATTCATTCTTattcatgatgaattttttgGATTCTATGTAGAATAGCAATTTTTTTATGTTCAGCATGAAAATATTCTCTTTTTGTCATATTGATGGCTTTTGCTCTTAAGATTATCTGCATGTCGGTGGTTAGTATTATTGATGAGGTTAGAGGTCATGgaaaatgttactaatttcAGGAGAAATTATGTATTGTAAaaatggtttaataattttctacTAAACATAACTACTacatacaaaaggaaaagatatttgattttattttactttgatTAGAAGAACTACTAGTAATGAAGGAAATAGTGATACTGgtgaaaatttcagatcaacAATCAACATACATAtgattacagtaatttttttagtCGATTAGACTAATATATGCCATAACGTAGTAAGATTTAGTCATTTGTAAATTAACAATTTTGGCAGTTTACAAAACATTCAcctataaaaaattatgattattataaaatgacattttataataatttacataccATTTGCCAATAAAAAATATGCATACAAATCCATAATGTAAATGCTACAAAGTATATTTGAAAGTCACGGAACTTAACATATGGGtaaatttactataattttcaaagattatgctACGTTAgtacaactttaatttttatacttgtgacccagaaaataaatttattaaaactttaccATTGTATTAAATTCATAGGTATTAATATATGAAAATTGTGATGTATAAGTAAGTGCTATTTTATATAAAACTtgaaagatttgttgttattgtaaTACAACTTTAACTTTTATTCTTGTGAcccagaaaataaatttattgaaACTTTATCATTTTATTATATTCCTAGGTATTAATATATGGAAATTGTGATGTATAAATAAGTgcaattctatatataactcgAAAAATTTGTTCTTATTGTCATCCAAACTTTCTAACCTTTCgcaaattcaaaaataattcggaatttataatatgacaaattatttttatatattttataaggtcatgtgcaaaaaaatagttttcagATTATATTcaaaatgcttaaaacatataacatttataaatgatatGTACAATTGTGTATCATACATTTATATTACGAGTAATTATTAGCTAGAATACcaagtttcaatcattaataaaaaaaatcttagcattatttcaaataaacttcctaatacttgtttcatataagtttttttaaagtaaaatagtaacTTTATACCacaaactagtatgttttgaccattaaccaaatttactattctatcaacaagATTTActtactattaatctataaaaacttactattacttgaactaaacttactctccaaaaaaTAAGTTTCGGATATAgagtaataatttatttcaaaaaagaGTAAGTTCCGTATCTATTCTAATTTACTTTTTAAGACATAAAAGTTGCTAATTTATCAatttaacttactatttttttaTGTGAAACTTACTAACCAAATTTTTAGGTGTTATCTTATTTAGGTAACTAGTCCAATAGGTAATTAAATAGTTGCTAAAAGTGTTTTTACTTATATCAGGTCAAAACAAATTTCGTTACCACAACCATCGTTATTTCAGGCTTTTCAGTTTGAAACCTCAGAAACAACAATTAATGTCCAAACATTACCGTCCGCCATTCATTCCCGCCACCTTATTCGCAGCTAGTTTTACCTATAAAAAGCATCCACAATCAGTCTCCTTCATCCTCATTCTTTCATCCCTGCAGTGTTTCTCTAAGTAATCTAGAGAAGTACTGCAATTTGCAagaatcatttgaaaatttctgctataaacaaataaacaagGGTACCAActaccaaaaaaacaaaaaaaaaaaaaatggctcgCCAGTTGGTTGTCCTTGCCCTCGTCTTCGTGGCCGTTGTTGGGTTGGCCTCCGCCCAATCATCACCTAGCAGTGCCCCGTCGCACTCTCCCTCAAAATCCCCGGCCCCTTCATCCGCAGCCAAACATGCACCATCAAAGGCCCCCTCAGCAGCCACTCCCAAGGCATCATCCCCGGCCCCCAGCTCCAACGCCCCATCCACCTCCCCATCTGCCGCACCCGAGGCCAGCACCCCTGAGGCGTCATCGCCACCTGCCCCACCCAGCGATGCCCCATCACCAACCTCTGCCACCCCAACCCAGTCGCCCGCTGAGACACCCGCTGAGACACCCAAGGGCAATGGAGCCGCCACCTTGAAGGCCTCTGCCGCTCTTGGTGCCGCCGCTGTGGCTGGATTCTTCTACTTTTAAGCAAGAAAAAGATTTTCCAAGAAATGAAGCAGTTTGTTGCTTGATTAGCGGTTGCCGAtgtttaatttttccaaattcatGCAaccgtttgtttttttttagatAGTGCAACATGATCGTGAATTGTGGCGTGTCCTCTGCTTTATAGTTGAGGGAAAAAAGTctcaatagcccttcaactattAGTCGGATAAACTTTTGATCCTTCTATAATTAAAAGTAAATTTTTGACCTCATTAGTCGAATAAACTTTTGGCCCTTTGATAATTAAAAGTAAAATTTTGACCTCTAATCTATCAAAAATGCCAAATGTTGTGCCGTCCGTCAATTCCAGTGGTTAAGGAACAACATCGCAATTAGCAAGGGTATTCTTGTCTGCTCACAAGAATTATTAGGGGCATTCTAGCATTGTTAAACACGTCCTCAATGACCACGTTGACCTCTATCTTTTCCTCCATGATGGCTGCAGCTCCACCCATGCATGTAGCAAAGCTAGAATCAGGTAATAAAGTAGCCAATAAAGTAGTAAACAACTCAAATTCGCCTAAAATtagctaaaaaaataaaaaagaaacagTCAATAATGTCGAGTATAAAATAAGAATTGTTAGAAAATGACacaaatcagaaaaaaaaaaagcacacacacacacacacacagaaaAAGAAGGGAAGAACGGATTAAATACAAAGATACAGCAATCCAATGCAAAGATGCAACATACCTTTTTGAATCCCTCCTCCAAAGTGCTAGGCTCACCTCAGTTCCAGTTCCTgctatttttaaattataaatagtCGTATAATTTAATTTACGGAGAAAAGCATTTCCAAGAAAGTTTTTGCCACGGAGGATTGCAGATACATATGGAGTTTTGGGAAAATATGATAACACCAATTCTTTggttttcaaataaaaaaaatctcacTAACTAACTTCAAGACCCATAGGCTTTAACTATCTCGAGACAGACATGACTATCTTTTCTAATTAAATTCCTTCCTTTTGTATTTTggttttccccttttccttccTTTAGTATTTGGGAGAGAAAGAGGAGGGGTTAGCAGGGGGATGAAATCTTTCTTGTACGTTACAGTAGCCGAATTTCCTTTCATATATTggctttccttttttccttccttttgtatttaagagagagagacagagagagttTGAGGGGGGTCCTGTGCCGATGAAGTCTTGCGGCTTACAGCAGCAGTAGCAGCAGCAGAGTAAAACGAAGCCTTCTTGATTGTTATTGAAGATGATGTGGGAGTAAAGAAAAGGGTTGTAAAATGTTCCTTCAATTCGGTTTTTTTGCCTGCCTTTTACTCAATGAATTCTCGTGGGTGGACAAGAATGCCCCTGCTAATACCTCATGGAGCGCATGTGATGTTGTTCCCCCTCATACTTAACCGCTTAAATTGACAGAAGGCCTAATATTTAACACTTTTGACAAATTGAGgatcaaaaatttatttttacttgTTGGAGGACTAAAAATTACACTCCACTGTTAATTAATTGAAGGGCCATCAAGATTTTTTTCCCTATAGCTTTATAGTCATACTACTATATCATTACCAGAACAACATTAATTTGAGTCCAGTCCCGTTACTAGTTGTCAACGGACTCCGGACCTTTCCCTTCAGAggacttcctttttttttgcttttcctttaaTGGTTAAGTTTCCATGTTTTCCCTAAATCTTTGCTCTTCTCTTTTCCGGTACTTCTGCTCGCTCAGTGTAAGCTTTAACTACCTGAAGAATAAGAACAAGAATGCTATATATTTCATTCATTAAccgttgtttttttttttaaatagaaaaggaaaatcGAAATTGTTGCACCCTCTATTAAGCCGTCGATAAGTAAACATTAATTTAAACAAACTCACTTGAATGGTCATTGATGCATATTTCGCTGAATTCCTTGGGCATCATTAAATCTGAATTCTGATAATAATTCGAACATTGAACCCAAAAGAAAGCCAATAAAATTAGCGTCCAACATCCGGACATTATGCTAGTCAAATTGTTGGGCACTTCACTTCCCATGATTGACGGATTGAGAGTTAATTACTCTGATCTTATTGTTCTCTCGCCCCCCCCTGGCGCGGGGCCAGAAAAAAAACCCCCTTCTTTTAGGTGACTTTGTTGACCATATTATATATAGCAAATTAATGGAACAGGAATGATTGAGTTTGACTTAGCTGCCTCTAATATGAATGTGTACGAGAAAAAAGGAAGCCGAAGAATTGTACTTGAGGTTCAGGCATAAGTTAGAAGATTTtcttcatattattattattattttgtgtCATATTCGTTTTCATAGTGTCAGAAAACATAAAATGAGAAAGTGTACTAGAGGTACTCGAGAAATATGAATATTGCCTGTAACAGTTCCAATTATTGTTAAATCTGGAACTTAAAGAATGATCCTCATGTTCTAGGATTTAGTATGTAGTTAATTAAAGTCCACTAAGTTCGTTTTCTGGTATCTGAAGTTTCTGTTCCCATCTAACTAACCCCGTAACCTGTAACTAAATCTGATatgaatttctttttcttttgtttttggagaAATATAAGTAAATGCTTGATTGACAGATCTTTCCAAGGAGTTTGTTACTCATTTCTTACTACAGTATATTTTTAGGAAGTCGTCAACACAAAGACAAGGTTAATTTCTAGCATGAGTATACATAAACAATGGAATTAAAAATTTGAAGTATTCTtcttattgaaaaaaaaaaaaagagaaattcgAAAGTATGCAGCA
This portion of the Coffea eugenioides isolate CCC68of chromosome 11, Ceug_1.0, whole genome shotgun sequence genome encodes:
- the LOC113754448 gene encoding classical arabinogalactan protein 11-like; its protein translation is MARQLVVLALVFVAVVGLASAQSSPSSAPSHSPSKSPAPSSAAKHAPSKAPSAATPKASSPAPSSNAPSTSPSAAPEASTPEASSPPAPPSDAPSPTSATPTQSPAETPAETPKGNGAATLKASAALGAAAVAGFFYF